Genomic window (Amaranthus tricolor cultivar Red isolate AtriRed21 chromosome 7, ASM2621246v1, whole genome shotgun sequence):
AGCATTTGTACTCAAATTGCAAGGCTGCAGGATGGAGTGGGGCAGCATTTCATAAGATGTTTTGGATTGTGGCAAATGCCTACAATGAGTACGTTTTTGAAAAAGCTATGTCCAAGATAAAAGAGTTTGATGCAGCAGCATTTGACTATCTCAAAAATGTAGAAGAGCAGTGGAGTGTGCACATATTTGACAGGACAGTTTGTTGTGATCATAACACAACAAACTTTGTAGATTTATTCAATGCAATAACAAAGGCCAACAGGGACATGCATGTGTTGACATTGCTGGAAGGTAAATTTGTGTCCCTGTTTTGctcatttaaatgcaaaaaaattattgttgCTTACTGTGagttttttgaataattacGATGTTAGGAATTGGTGCTTGAAAAGGATGGGTTCCAGGTTCGATAAAGCAGTAAGCATGGAACCTAATGAGCTAACAGAGCATGCAAAGAGGGTGCTGGTGACTAAGACTGATGATTCTAGGTTCTGCCATGTCACTGCAACTGGTGGTGGAGAGTTTGAGGTGAGGGATGGCCATGTCAAGTTCCCTATCACCCTTGGAAATATGACTTCTGGGATCCCTTGCAAGCATGGTCTAAGGGTCATTTACAACCAAAGACTTGATTCTAGGGACTTTGTCTCACCTTTCTATAAGGGGGCTGCATACAAACTCACTTATGGAGACCACATTCACCCCATGGCTGATCCAACTCACTGGCCTTCACTATATGTGCCAGAAATTGCACCACCCCAAGGGAAAAGAAATGCTGGCAGACCACCTAAGCAAAGGAGAAGAGCTGCTCATGAagcaaaaaaaggaaagaggcaTAAGAATAACAAATGCAGCCTATGCAAAGAACTAGGCCACAATGCAATGACATGCAAGGCAAAAAAGGCATCATCAAAGAAGGAAGCAcatgcagcttcctcttcacagcAAGGCAACACAAGGGGGAAGAGAAAGGCTGCtacttagcattgtttagtgtcATTTTTTTGGTGAACAGTGTTTATTatcaagttgtttttgaacaaaatgttaactacttggtttgtatgatacttcttttgtttatcataattccaacagctatattttttaaaaaaaatggtatttgacgcaaataaaaaaagtaaatggtatatggtgaattattaatttaccacaaacggcacattgacgacagttgtcattaatggtattctgtgatAACGGATGAAAACTccatggtatatggtgaattagaacattttgtgtggtatatggtgaatttcgaaaaaactcagtggtatatcatgaaatatccgttaaAAATAAACTTGTGAAATTTTAGGTTTGAAGCTAGGAGAAAAGATCACTTGTACAACACTTTAAAAATGTTCAatagaaa
Coding sequences:
- the LOC130818531 gene encoding uncharacterized protein LOC130818531, translating into MGSRFDKAVSMEPNELTEHAKRVLVTKTDDSRFCHVTATGGGEFEVRDGHVKFPITLGNMTSGIPCKHGLRVIYNQRLDSRDFVSPFYKGAAYKLTYGDHIHPMADPTHWPSLYVPEIAPPQGKRNAGRPPKQRRRAAHEAKKGKRHKNNKCSLCKELGHNAMTCKAKKASSKKEAHAASSSQQGNTRGKRKAAT